Sequence from the Flavobacterium sp. TR2 genome:
ATTAATTCGATTTTCCATATTAGCAAAACCTATTCCTGTTGTATTATTTTCGATTTCAAAACCCACTCCATTATCTTCAAATAAAAGATTTAAGGTATTTTCGATATAATTTAGCTGCATTTCTATCTCGGTGGCTTTGGCGTGTTTAATCGTATTGGTCAAAAGTTCTTGTGTGATTTTAAAAACTTCAATCTGAATATTTTCATCTAACTCGTTAATTTCTTTTTTGGGATAAGGAATGAAGCTAATCTTAATGCCGCTTGCATCGCTTATATTGTTCAAATATGATTCTAAAACTTCGAGAAATTTATTTTGATTGAATTTTTTTGGAAGCAAAGTATGCGATAGATTTCGTACTTGCTGATATGTTTCATCAAGCTGATGGCTAATATTTTGAATATTAGAAAAATTAGTAGGGTTTAGGTGATTCACTTGTAGTTTAATGGCTGCCAAATTGCCGCCAATACTGTCATGGAGTTCTTGAGAAATACGTTGCCTTTCTTTGTCCTGACCGCTGATTGAGGCTTTGATTAGCTCCAATTCTTGTTCTTTTAAAATGCTGTTTATTTTTTGCGTGCTAATTTCGGCTTGTTTAATGTTTAATAAGTGCTGTACTTTAAACCGTTTATAAAACTGAAATAAAAGCGCGATTATTGGAATCAAGAGAATGAAAAAAGCAGTGACGGCAAATAACTTGATTTTTTTCTGTTGATTGATTTCAAGAGCTTTTAATTGCTGGTCTTTTTTTAGAAGCGATATTTCATTTCGTTTTTTGTTGGATGAGTTTTGGTAGGAGAGAATTGTATTTTCACTGTTTTTATTCAATATTTCTTCTCTAAGAATCATATTTTTAATCGCTTCTTCTTGGCTAGCCAAGGTTAATTTTTTGGTTTCATTCTCAAATTTCAACGATTCAATTTCTTTTTGTTTTTGAGCTGTTTTGTATTTGATTTCCAATTCATTGATTTCTTTAATCCGCTCCATTTTCGATATCGAATCTTTGAGATGGACTGATTTTTCAAATAATAAATAGGCATTTTTAAAGTCTTCTTGCTTTATGGCAATTTTTCGCAGTTCATCATAAATGTCTATTTGGTTTTGAAGCAATCCGAAATCAGCTGATTTTTTTAGCGCTTCATAGAAAATTAATTTTGCGTCTTCATATTTTTTTTGAGCGATATAACAATCGCCAATGGTGCTTCTGGAGATAATTGCCAATTGATTCAGTTCATTTTCATCGGCTATTGTAAGAGCTTCTTGAAACATTTTTAATGCTTCCTGATATTTGCTTTGTAACTGGTAATTTTCACCTAAACCTAGTAGAATAATCGACTTTCCTTGAAAGTTATTTGTTTTTTCGCAGAGTATTTTTCCTTTCTTATAGTAAAAAGCAGCATTATCATAATCTTTCAGTCTCGAATAAAGGTCACCAATGTTAATATAACTTCCAAGGATTATTTCGGGATCATCTTTATATTCTAGACATTCTTTAAACAGTTTTAAAGCATTTTGATAATCTTCCAATTCTGTATATGTCTGTGCTAAACCGTGCGTATGCGTATAAAAGAGGTCCTTTTCGTTATATTTTTGAGAAGCTTCAATACCTTTAAGATGCCATTTTTTACTTTCGTTAAAAAGACCACGCTTATTGTAATTAATTGCTAGAAGATTGTATCCCAAAGCAAAAAGTCGGTTTCTCAAAGAATCGTTGGCTACGGTGTTATATTTAAAAGCCTGATTGGTGTAATAAATAGAAGAATCGATTACGGCTCTTTTATTAAAATAGTAGGCAAGAAGAAGATTTGTGTTTGCTATTGATCTATTGTCTATTTTGGATTTTAAGAGGATATGAGCTTTTTGATAGGCTTTTTTTTCTTCTCCGCTATTATATAAATTGTAAAGATTCAGAATTTTGGCATCTTGTTTAATATTCGAAGATTTTTTGGTGACAAAAGAGTGCTTCTTATTTTCAATCTGTGCTTGGAGACTGAAGGATAAAAAGACGAATATCATTAAATAAAACCTTTCCGACCAGATTGCCATACGTTTTTGGTTTGTAATCTAACTAAGAATTAGAATTTTGTAAACTTGGGATTTGAAAGCTTAATTTGATTTGACTGTTAGGTAAAAGTACTACAAAACAATGTAAAAAATCATTCGAAAAATAAAATTTTGAAATGAAGTTGTGATATATTATTGAGTAAATTGTGTTTTTTAAATATTATTGAATCAGGTTGTTATGTTTGTTTTAAAGGCTAAAAGTTTCTTAAAATAATTTGAATGCATTTTTTGTTGTAGTAAATTAGTGAGACTATACTTAAAGAATTTAATTATGAAAACGAAAATATTTTTAGCTGTTGCATTGTTAGTTTTAACAATCTCGGCCAGCGCACAAAAGAAAATAGAGGTGGCAGAATTGCCAAAACCTGCGCAAGATTTTTTGAAGAAACATTTTAGTTATACGACTGTAGAAGTTGCTAAAAAGGATGCAGAGCATGGAGAAAAAGGATATGAGGTTAAATTAAAAGATGGTACAGAAGTAGAATTTTGGAAAGATGGATCGTATCGTGAAGTTGACGGGGGAGACAATCCAATTCCGACCGAATTTATCCCAGACAATATCAAAGCTTATGTGGCCAAAAATCATCCGAATGAAAAAATAACGCACATTGATTATGGGCACAAAGATCTCGATGTCGATTTGACCAATAAAATTGATTTGGAGTTTACTAAAGATGGTAAGATACTTAAAGATAAAAAGAATGATTAGCATCTTTAAGTAATGGCTATTTTCGGAAAATATAATGTGAGAGAAAGTAGTTTATATCTCCTATGATTTGTTTTATGGAAGAAAATAAACAAATAATGATTTACGGTATTGCAGAGAGGCCCAATTTGGCAATATCAATTTCGCGAGCTTTAAAAGATCATAAGATTGAAGTTGAAGATTTTATGAAAATAATGATAGCTCAAAACGAATTAAATTAAAAAAAATACAAGCAGGATCATGCTGTTGATTAAATAGAATTTGAGAACTGAAAGTCTCATTTAACCCCGTTAAAGCAGGATAGTTTTTAAAATTATCCTGCTTTAATTTGTAATGGTAATATTCTTTTTGAAAAAATGATAGTCAATTTTTTTCTTGAATAACAATCTTACATTTTAACACAACCGATTCAGAAGGCGTAAAACAAGGGCATTAAAAATTCCTTTTGCATTAGATAATGTATAAAAAATAATTGTAACACGGATTAGGCGGATTAGCTATCGCGAAGACGCGGAAAAGAACTGTTTTTTTACTTAAAATTGAGAAAAAAAACTGTGCAAATGCATTTTTGATATAGGGAAATCAGTGCCATCAGCGGGCCAAAAAATATATTTTAAAAATTATGAGCAAGAAAACAGCAATAGTAACCGGAGGAAATTCGGGTTTAGGTTTTGCAACGGCAAAAAAACTTTGTGATAGCGGAATTACAACCTACATCATTGGAAGGTCAAAAGAAAAAACAGAAGAAGCTTGCAAAGAGATTGGAGAAAATGCGATTCCAGTAATTTTCGATTTAAATGATTTGAAAGGAATTCCTGCGATGATCGAAAGCATTGCAAAAAATAGTCCGATCGATATTTTGGTTAACAATGCCGGAATCAATATGAAAAAAGAATTTGCTAATGTGACTGATGAAGATTTTTTATCGATTATTCATACTAATCTTTTGAGCGTTTTTGCTGTGAGCCGTGAAGTGGTGAAAAACATGAAAGCAAACGGAGGCGGAAGCATAATCAACATCAGTTCAATGGCGTCGCAGTACGGAATTCCAAAAGTTATTGCGTATTCGTCAAGCAAAGGTGCAATTGAAGCGATGACACGTGCTATGGCGGTTGAATTGGCTCAGTTTGGCATTCGTGCGAACTGTATTGCTCCAGGGTTCATAAAAACAAAGATGTCATCGACAGCGCTTGATAACGATCCCGAAAGAAAAAATAAAGTGCTTGGCAGAACACCGATGGGTTATTTAGGAGAACCGTCAGATATTGCAGATGCAGTTTATTATTTCGCTTTAAGCGAATCAAAATATACTACGGGTACAGTTTTGCCAGTTGATGGCGGGAACAGTATTGGGTTTTAATAAATGTTAAAAATGATTGCAAAGGCTTTTATTTTAAAGTCGCAGATTAAAAAGATATTACGCAGATGTTCTGATGAAATTGTCTTGCGTGAGGGATAGCAGTGGAAAGCCCACAGCCTGACGAAGGAAGAGCGAGGACTTGAAACGAATAGCCCGACCCGCTTTTTTGGCGGGGCACGCCCAAATTATTTCAAAAAGAGATTGAAAAATAACATAATTGATCTAAAAAATAATTTTTTGTAAAATTTTTTTAGCTACTTTAGCATAACAGAACGGAACAGAACGGTATGCTAAAAGAAGAAGAAAAATTTGAGTTTATAATAAATCACGAAAGTGATATTCCGAAGTACCAGCAGTTGGTTGACGGGATTACGAATGCTATTGCGGAGAATATTTTGCAGAAGGGAGATTTGCTTCCATCTGTAAATGTGATTTGTAAAACGTATCAGCTTTCCAGAGACACGGTTTTTAAGGCGTATTCGATTTTAAAAGATCAAAAAGTAATTGATTCTGTGCCTAATAAAGGTTATTATGTGGCGGGAGAAACGAGAAAAGTGCTTTTGGTTTTGGATACATTTAAGGCTTATAAGGAGGTTTTGTATCATTCGTTTGTGAATAATCTGCCCGATAATGTGATTACAGATGTGCAGTTTCACCATTATAATATTGATGTTTTTAAAACGATCATTAATAACGGAATCGGGAAGTATTACAAATATGTGGTGATGAATTTTGACCATAAAGACATTTCGTCAGCATTATCGGCAATTTCAAAAGATAAATTGCTTTTGATTGACTGGAATATCAGGGCAGAGCAAGCGAATAATTATGTTTTTCAGGATTTCGGGAAAGCATTTTATGATGCTTTGACAGGGGCGGTTGATTTGTTTAAAAAGTATAAAAAGATACAGTTTGTGTATCCTGATTTTACGAATCATCCGTGGGAAACGGTGGAATTTTTCAAGAAGTTCTGTGCTGATTTTGGTTTTGAGTTTGGAGTAATTACAGATCCGAAGAAGTTTAATATCGAGAAAGGAATTGCCTATATCAGCGTAAGCGACAGGATTTTAGGATATTTTTTGGAACAGTGCAAAGAGAAAGATTTTGAACCTGGGAAGGATGTTGGGTTTTTATCGTACAACGAAACGCCAATGAAGAAATTTATATACAAGGGGATTTCAGTTGTCTCGACTGATTTTAACGAATTGGGAACCAAAGCATCGGCATTTATTACGCATGACGAAGAAACAAGGTTTTATGTGCCGACAAAATTAATAATAAGAGAATCATTATAGTATGTATTATATCGGTTATGATATTGGAAGTTCTTCTGTCAAGGCAGCTTTGGTAGAAGCAGAAACAGGCAAAAAAATCATTGTTCTGAATGAGCCTCAAAATGAAATGGAAATCCTATCAATTCACCCAGATTGGGCAGAGCAGGATCCTGAAATCTGGTGGAAGCACATTTGCACCGCAACGAAAAGAGCGATTAAAGAGTCAAATATTGATGCATCTAAAATTCAGGGAATTGGCATTTCGTACCAAATGCACGGGTTGGTGATTGTAGACAAAGAAGGCGCTCCGCTGCGAAATTCAATTATCTGGTGCGACAGCCGCGCGGTTGAAATCGGGAATAAGGCTTTCGCCGAAATTGGGCAGGAAAAATGTATGGAGCATTTGCTGAATTCGCCAGGAAATTTCACGGCTTCGAAACTGAAATGGGTTAAAGAAAACGAACCGGCAGTTTACAATAAAATTGCCAAATATATGCTTCCCGGAGACTACATCGCTTTGAAACTGACAGGCGAAGCAACCACTACCAAAAACGGTTTGTCTGAAGGAATGCTTTGGGATTACAAAGAAAACAAAGTAGCCGACTGGCTTTTGGATTACTACGGAATCGATCAGTCTTTGACGCCAAATATCGTTGAAAATTTCACGAATCAGGGAGCTGTCACTGAAAAAGCTTCTGCAGAATCTGGACTTCCGGCAGGAATTCCGATCGTGTACAGAGCAGGAGATCAGCCCAATAATGCTTTGTCATTAAATGTTTTGAATCCCGGTGAAGTGGCGGCCACAGGCGGAACTTCGGGCGTTTTTTATGCGGTAAGCGAGATGTCTTCCGGAAAAAGCACTAGAGTAAATAATTTCGTTCACGTAAACTACGAATTGGAAACGCCGAGAGTTGGCAAACTTTTGAATATTAACGGAGCAGGAATTCAGTACAGATGGCTCCGAAATAATATGGGCAGCGAGAGTTACGAGGCGATGAACGAAAAGGCTTCGAGTATTGAAATTGGATCAGAGGGCGTTGTGGTAATTCCGTTTGGAAATGGTGCAGAGCGTATGTTCAACAATAAAACGATCGGAACCCATTTCTTAAACCTCAACTTAAATATTCACAATAGTGCGCATTTGTTTAGAGCATCTTTAGAAGGAATAGCCTTTTCGTTTGTGTACGGAATGGAATGCTTAAAAGAAGATAATGCGACGATAAATGTCATAAGAGCCGGAAATGATAACCTTTTCCGTTCGGAGATTTTCTCCAATACCGTGGCGACTTTAATCGGTCACGAAATCGAGATTTACAATACAACAGGAGCTGTCGGAGCGGCCCGTGCAGTTGGCTTAAAAGATGGCGATTACAGCAAGTTTGGAGCAAATGTAAGCGACAACGACCATGTAATGACGTTTTTACCGCTTCACAACAAAGAACCTTACGAAGCGGCATATCAGAAATGGAAAAAAGAATTAGAATTAATATTAACTACTAAATAAAAAGAAAATCAAATGATAGTTTTAGGAGATAAAGAATACTACAAAGGCATTGGCCAGATTAAATTTGAAGGGGCAGCATCCGATAATCCTTTGGCGTTTAAATATTACAATCCAGATCAGGTTGTAGCTGGAAAAACAATGCGTGAGCACTTTAAATTTGCTATCGCTTACTGGCATACGTTCTGCGGACAAGGGAGCGATCCATTCGGACCGGGAACTCAAAACTTTGCTTGGGATGCATCATCAGATCCGTATCAGGCTGCAAAAGATAAGGCAGATGCTGCTTTTGAATTCATAAGCAAAATGGGATTCGATTATTTCTGTTTCCACGATTACGATTTGATTGCTGAAGGAGCCACTTTCGCAGAATCAGAAAAACGTTTGGCATTTATTACAGAATACTTAAAACAGAAAAAAGCAGAATCTGGAATCAAATTGCTTTGGGGAACTTCAAACTGCTTCTCAAACCCAAGATTCATGAACGGTGCGGCTACAAATCCAGATTTTAATGTAGTGGCAAGAGCGGGTGGACAGGTAAAATTGGCTTTGGACGCAACAATCGCTTTGGGCGGAGAAAACTACGTATTCTGGGGCGGTAGAGAAGGCTATATGTCTTTGCTAAACACAGATATGGGAAGAGAATTGGACCACATGGCGCAATTTTTAGCGATGTCTAGGGACTATGCAAGAGCGCAAGGTTTCAAAGGAACTTTCTTCATCGAGCCAAAACCAATGGAGCCATCAAAACACCAGTACGATTTTGACTCGGCTACAGCAATTGGATTCTTGAAAGAATACGGTTTAGACAAAGATTTCAAAATCAATATCGAGGTAAACCACGCTACTTTGGCACAGCACACTTTCCAGCACGAATTGGAAGTGGCTGCAAAAGCAGGAATGTTAGGAAGCATCGATGCCAACAGAGGAGACTACCAAAACGGTTGGGATACAGACCAGTTCCCAAACAACATTCAGGAAACTACTGAAGCGATGCTGGTTTTCCTAAAAGCTGGCGGACTGCAAGGCGGAGGAGTTAACTTTGATGCTAAAATCAGAAGAAACTCTACAGATTTAGAAGACGTTTTCTTAGCGCACATTGGCGGAGCAGATACTTTCGCAAGAGCTTTACTGACAGCTGATAAAATTATTGCTTCTTCTCCTTACGAAAAATTAAGAAAAGAAAGATACAGTTCATTCGATTCTGGAAAAGGTAAAGATTTTGCTGATGGAAAATTAAGTCTAAAAGATCTTTACACAATCGCGCACGAAAATGGAGAGTTAAATCTTCAAAGCGGTAAACAAGAGTTGTTCGAAAACATTATCAATCAATATATCTAAATTGCTTTAGATTTTAATATTAAACCTAACAGGTTTTACAAATCGGTAAGGTTTCTGCAAAAATTGGAATAGAATAAGTTATGCAAAAAAGGCTTTAGCCGAACTAAAAGTTTTGGCTAAAGCCTTTTGCTATTTGCATTTAATGAACTTCCAGCTAAAGCAGTGGGCAATTGACTTTTTAAAAAAATGCACTCAATTAAAATTTTAAATAGCAAAGTTTTGAAATTAAAAATGGGCAGAACCTCAGAATTAATATTATTATTCAAGCTTCAGATCGTAACGCTCTTCGTAAAACGTTTTTCCCCATTCTTGAACTTCTTCAGATTTCGTAAGTTCAAATCCCATCATTTTATACATTTGAAGTGCTTTATCTTGCAGATTTGTCGTAAGAAGGAAAACATTCTTAAATTTTTTCGCTTTGCAGAACTCTACTGCATCGGTCAATAATCGTTTGCCAATTCCGAGACCCCTAAAAGCAGGATCGAGAAGAAACCATCTTAGTTGCGCTTCTTCGTTTGGCTGATGTACAATGGCAACACATCCTACAATTTTATTATTGTATTCGGCCATCCAGATTCGGTCGTTTTCTGGAGAATATTTTTCTAAGAAATCGTAAAAAGTTTTGATTACATATTTTTCAAAATCAGTAGAAAAATGATATTCTTTACCATAAATGGCACCATGCAGATGAATAATGTAACCGACATCTCCTGGCGTAATTTCATGACGATACGTAATATCTTCTCGAACTATTTTATTTTCCGTCAGCAGATTTCTTACGGTATTCATCGAATCAACCAAAATTTCTTTTTCCGAAGAATTCAATTTTTCAATTTTGCCTTCAATCTTATTTTCAGATTTAGCATTTAAAATGCTCAATAATTGATTTCCAGAATCTGTCAGTTTAATGTCGAAAGCGCGTTTATCTTCTGCTGAAGCAATTTTTAGAATTAAATTTTCCTTCAAAAAACGTTTTAAAATTCGGCTTAAATATCCTTTATCAAGATTTAATATTTCAGTGATTTTCTGTGCCGTTATAGTTTTGCTTTCGCTGATTTCATATAGGATTCGTATCTCGGTCAAAGAATATTCGCTGTCTAAATAATGCTGGCTTAAAATATCTAAATGCGCTGTATAAAATCTATTGAAACTTCTAATTTTTGAAGTGGTAGTATTCATAATTGAAATGTATTGTTGAAATACAAATATATAATTTTAGTTGCTTTTGTCAACTATATTTTAAATTTTTATTTTTTTGAAGAAAATTTTAAGTAGTTCGAGATTCATTTTAAGACATTCCCATTAATTTTTTGTTAAGCGCTTTTTTGCTTCAATCCTGCTTTTTATAAGAGAAAGATTGTTATACCCGACAAAGTATTTGATTTTTTGCGCCAAATAGTGCAAACGCTTATTTTACAGCTGGTCTTTGACTTCAAATGTTAATATTATGTTTCGTTTTAGGGAGGCTTTATTAATGTAAACGTAACCTCATCGACCTACCCTCAGCTTTAATTTTGGAGACATATAAGAAGAAACCAATACTTTGTATATGCCATTTTTTAAACAGCACGATCATTATCAAGACAAAATCAGAAAAAGTGTTTTGGCTCACGCTTTTTATTTGATTATTCATACCAAAATAATGTATCATGTATAAGAAGTTTACAGACGAAGAACTTGTCGAATTACTTAAATCGGGCAAGGATAAAGCTTTTGATGAACTTTATTTTAGATATCGGGACCTGCTTGTCCGGTTTGTATATCTCCGAATGAAATCGATTGCCATTTCAGAAGAAATTGTGCAGGAAGTTTTTACCTCTATTTGGGAAAGACGCAAAACAATTGTAATCCAGAAAAGTTTTGCCGCTTACATTTATACTTCGGTTCGCTATATGACTTTAGATTATATAAAATCGCATGAAGTTACTGACCAGTATATTCAGGAGGTTTTAGAAAAAAATACGGTTTCGCAAACGAGCTATAATGCAATCGAAGATTCTATTTATTATGAAGAACTGCAAAAAGCGGTTGACGAAGCGGCATTATTACTTCCTAAAAAATCAAAAGAGGTTTTTATTCTCAGCCGCGTAAAACATTACACCAACAAAGAAATTGCCGAAGAATTGAATGTTTCGATCGAAACCGTAAAATATCATATTGCGTATGCGCTGAAATTCATGCGCACGTATTTGGGCGAATTCAATTAAAAGTAAACTTCAGATTAAGACCTCAGCTTTTTTCTTAACAGAAGCGTAACCTTTTGCGCCTACCTAAAATTACAATTCCCAAGACATACTATTAAAGACATAAAGAAATTATAATGCCTGAAAATTCAAATAACGAAATCAAAAATTTTTTAGAAGGAAAGTATTCCCCAAAAGGACAAGAAATGTGGAATAAATGGTATGATCGTACCGATGATTTTTTTGACAATATGGAACTGGTTCAATCTGACCGCTCAAAACTGAAAAAAGAATTAAGACAAATAAAAAACACCAATAAAGTTATTGCTCTTTCATACAAAAATTGGGCTGTTGCTGCTTCTTTAGTTTTCCTTTTAGGATTATCAGTGTTTTTCTATTCGACAACAAATACTATCGAAAGCAAGCAATTTGCGGTAAAACTAGGCGAGCACGCTCAAATAAAATTAAGTGACGGAACAAAAATCTGGCTAAATGCAGGGAGTGTTCTTAAATATCCTACAGCATTTAAGGGAGATACCAGAGAAGTGTATTTGAGTGGCGAAGCTTTTTTTGATGTCGCCAAAGACAAAAAACATCCTTTTATCATTCATACCAATAAAATGGATACCAAAGTTCTCGGAACCAGCTTTAATGTTCAAGCTTATCCAGACCAGACTACGCAAGAAGTTTCGGTTGCGACCGGAAGAGTAAACGTGAAATCGACTGTTACAGAAGAAAATGTGTATGTAACTCCGGGACAGAAAGTGGTTTTTAAATCGCAAAACAACAAGCTTCAGGCTTTTAAGGATATTCCGTTGAATACCATTTCGTTATGGCGCAAAAATATTATGGTTTTTGAAGAAACGCCTCTGCCAGAGGTTGTAGCGACCATTAACCGGAATTATAATGTTGCGATTGAAGTCAAAAACAAGAATTTAAATGCTTTGAAAATTAGCGCCTATTTTAAAGAACTGCCTGCCGATCAGGTAATTGGTTTGGTGTGCAATATCATTAACGCCGAATACAAAATAGATTCTGGGGTTTACAAAATCGAATAATCTTAAAAAAAATAAAACTACGTAGCAAACTGATAAACAAAACAATTACACTAAATCTAAAAACTATGAATGAAAAACAAATGCGGTATGCCGCAAAATGGCAGAGCATAAGGACAATGGGAACAAAATTATTCCTGTTTATGACTTTGTTTTTTGCCGCACTTACGGTAAAAGCCGGGAATGTTGACATTAACAAAAGAGTGACTTTAAAAGTTGATAATGAGAGTATAAAAAATATATTTCAA
This genomic interval carries:
- a CDS encoding SDR family NAD(P)-dependent oxidoreductase, with the protein product MSKKTAIVTGGNSGLGFATAKKLCDSGITTYIIGRSKEKTEEACKEIGENAIPVIFDLNDLKGIPAMIESIAKNSPIDILVNNAGINMKKEFANVTDEDFLSIIHTNLLSVFAVSREVVKNMKANGGGSIINISSMASQYGIPKVIAYSSSKGAIEAMTRAMAVELAQFGIRANCIAPGFIKTKMSSTALDNDPERKNKVLGRTPMGYLGEPSDIADAVYYFALSESKYTTGTVLPVDGGNSIGF
- a CDS encoding tetratricopeptide repeat protein, which gives rise to MAIWSERFYLMIFVFLSFSLQAQIENKKHSFVTKKSSNIKQDAKILNLYNLYNSGEEKKAYQKAHILLKSKIDNRSIANTNLLLAYYFNKRAVIDSSIYYTNQAFKYNTVANDSLRNRLFALGYNLLAINYNKRGLFNESKKWHLKGIEASQKYNEKDLFYTHTHGLAQTYTELEDYQNALKLFKECLEYKDDPEIILGSYINIGDLYSRLKDYDNAAFYYKKGKILCEKTNNFQGKSIILLGLGENYQLQSKYQEALKMFQEALTIADENELNQLAIISRSTIGDCYIAQKKYEDAKLIFYEALKKSADFGLLQNQIDIYDELRKIAIKQEDFKNAYLLFEKSVHLKDSISKMERIKEINELEIKYKTAQKQKEIESLKFENETKKLTLASQEEAIKNMILREEILNKNSENTILSYQNSSNKKRNEISLLKKDQQLKALEINQQKKIKLFAVTAFFILLIPIIALLFQFYKRFKVQHLLNIKQAEISTQKINSILKEQELELIKASISGQDKERQRISQELHDSIGGNLAAIKLQVNHLNPTNFSNIQNISHQLDETYQQVRNLSHTLLPKKFNQNKFLEVLESYLNNISDASGIKISFIPYPKKEINELDENIQIEVFKITQELLTNTIKHAKATEIEMQLNYIENTLNLLFEDNGVGFEIENNTTGIGFANMENRINKLNGSFIIDSKLKRGTIFNIEIPILGPKPKTKIKGIDLKNQLDEFKSN
- a CDS encoding PepSY-like domain-containing protein, with the translated sequence MKTKIFLAVALLVLTISASAQKKIEVAELPKPAQDFLKKHFSYTTVEVAKKDAEHGEKGYEVKLKDGTEVEFWKDGSYREVDGGDNPIPTEFIPDNIKAYVAKNHPNEKITHIDYGHKDLDVDLTNKIDLEFTKDGKILKDKKND
- the xylA gene encoding xylose isomerase; this translates as MIVLGDKEYYKGIGQIKFEGAASDNPLAFKYYNPDQVVAGKTMREHFKFAIAYWHTFCGQGSDPFGPGTQNFAWDASSDPYQAAKDKADAAFEFISKMGFDYFCFHDYDLIAEGATFAESEKRLAFITEYLKQKKAESGIKLLWGTSNCFSNPRFMNGAATNPDFNVVARAGGQVKLALDATIALGGENYVFWGGREGYMSLLNTDMGRELDHMAQFLAMSRDYARAQGFKGTFFIEPKPMEPSKHQYDFDSATAIGFLKEYGLDKDFKINIEVNHATLAQHTFQHELEVAAKAGMLGSIDANRGDYQNGWDTDQFPNNIQETTEAMLVFLKAGGLQGGGVNFDAKIRRNSTDLEDVFLAHIGGADTFARALLTADKIIASSPYEKLRKERYSSFDSGKGKDFADGKLSLKDLYTIAHENGELNLQSGKQELFENIINQYI
- a CDS encoding bifunctional helix-turn-helix transcriptional regulator/GNAT family N-acetyltransferase: MNTTTSKIRSFNRFYTAHLDILSQHYLDSEYSLTEIRILYEISESKTITAQKITEILNLDKGYLSRILKRFLKENLILKIASAEDKRAFDIKLTDSGNQLLSILNAKSENKIEGKIEKLNSSEKEILVDSMNTVRNLLTENKIVREDITYRHEITPGDVGYIIHLHGAIYGKEYHFSTDFEKYVIKTFYDFLEKYSPENDRIWMAEYNNKIVGCVAIVHQPNEEAQLRWFLLDPAFRGLGIGKRLLTDAVEFCKAKKFKNVFLLTTNLQDKALQMYKMMGFELTKSEEVQEWGKTFYEERYDLKLE
- a CDS encoding xylulokinase, with amino-acid sequence MYYIGYDIGSSSVKAALVEAETGKKIIVLNEPQNEMEILSIHPDWAEQDPEIWWKHICTATKRAIKESNIDASKIQGIGISYQMHGLVIVDKEGAPLRNSIIWCDSRAVEIGNKAFAEIGQEKCMEHLLNSPGNFTASKLKWVKENEPAVYNKIAKYMLPGDYIALKLTGEATTTKNGLSEGMLWDYKENKVADWLLDYYGIDQSLTPNIVENFTNQGAVTEKASAESGLPAGIPIVYRAGDQPNNALSLNVLNPGEVAATGGTSGVFYAVSEMSSGKSTRVNNFVHVNYELETPRVGKLLNINGAGIQYRWLRNNMGSESYEAMNEKASSIEIGSEGVVVIPFGNGAERMFNNKTIGTHFLNLNLNIHNSAHLFRASLEGIAFSFVYGMECLKEDNATINVIRAGNDNLFRSEIFSNTVATLIGHEIEIYNTTGAVGAARAVGLKDGDYSKFGANVSDNDHVMTFLPLHNKEPYEAAYQKWKKELELILTTK
- a CDS encoding RNA polymerase sigma-70 factor, whose product is MYKKFTDEELVELLKSGKDKAFDELYFRYRDLLVRFVYLRMKSIAISEEIVQEVFTSIWERRKTIVIQKSFAAYIYTSVRYMTLDYIKSHEVTDQYIQEVLEKNTVSQTSYNAIEDSIYYEELQKAVDEAALLLPKKSKEVFILSRVKHYTNKEIAEELNVSIETVKYHIAYALKFMRTYLGEFN
- a CDS encoding FecR family protein, coding for MPENSNNEIKNFLEGKYSPKGQEMWNKWYDRTDDFFDNMELVQSDRSKLKKELRQIKNTNKVIALSYKNWAVAASLVFLLGLSVFFYSTTNTIESKQFAVKLGEHAQIKLSDGTKIWLNAGSVLKYPTAFKGDTREVYLSGEAFFDVAKDKKHPFIIHTNKMDTKVLGTSFNVQAYPDQTTQEVSVATGRVNVKSTVTEENVYVTPGQKVVFKSQNNKLQAFKDIPLNTISLWRKNIMVFEETPLPEVVATINRNYNVAIEVKNKNLNALKISAYFKELPADQVIGLVCNIINAEYKIDSGVYKIE
- a CDS encoding GntR family transcriptional regulator, which codes for MLKEEEKFEFIINHESDIPKYQQLVDGITNAIAENILQKGDLLPSVNVICKTYQLSRDTVFKAYSILKDQKVIDSVPNKGYYVAGETRKVLLVLDTFKAYKEVLYHSFVNNLPDNVITDVQFHHYNIDVFKTIINNGIGKYYKYVVMNFDHKDISSALSAISKDKLLLIDWNIRAEQANNYVFQDFGKAFYDALTGAVDLFKKYKKIQFVYPDFTNHPWETVEFFKKFCADFGFEFGVITDPKKFNIEKGIAYISVSDRILGYFLEQCKEKDFEPGKDVGFLSYNETPMKKFIYKGISVVSTDFNELGTKASAFITHDEETRFYVPTKLIIRESL